The Sandaracinus amylolyticus genomic interval GCGCGGCTCTGAGCGCTGGAAATCGCTAGCGAATTCGCGTCCCCCGCGGTGGACTGATCCGTGCTGGGCGAGCTGCGGATCTCGCCTCATGCATCACCGGATCTGCGTGCTCCTGGTCTCGCTCGGCGCGACGTCGAGCCTCGCGTGCTCGCTCGAGCGCGTGGGGTTCGAGCCACCCCCGCGCGACTGCCCCGGACAGGACTGTCCCGCCCCCGCCGGCGACGGCGGGACACCGCGGCCCGGCGCGTGCGGCGACGCGGTGTGCGCAGCCGGCGAGGACTGCGCGTCGTGCCCCGCGGACTGCGGCGCGTGCACCGACGCGTGCGAGAGCGGGCTCGCGCCCAACGTCGACTACGGCGAGGATGTCCAGCCGATCTTCGACGCGCGCTGCGTCGGCTGCCACGGCGGGACCGATCCCGCGGCCGGCCTGCGCCTCGACACCCTGCTCGGCTTGCTCGCGGGCAGCGCCTCGGGCCCGGTGATCACGCCGTGCAGCTGCCGCGACAGCTTGCTCTGGAAGAAGCTCGGGCCCGACCCGTTCACCGGCGATCGCATGCCGCTCGGGGGCGCGCCGCTCTCGGACGCGGAGATCGCGCGCATCTGCCAGTGGCTCGACGAAGGCGCGGAGTCGCGCTTCGACCCCACGACCTGCGGCGCGCCGGTGGGCCCTCCGCGCGGCGCGTGCGACGAGTGCGGCGACGGAGTGTGCGGCGTGACCGAGTCGTGCGGGTCGTGCGTGATCGACTGCGGGTGCGAGCCCCCGCCGCCCGAGCGCGACGTCACCGCGCCGGCGTTCGAGGGCGCGCGCGACGCCGAGTCACCCTCGCCGGCGCAGTGCGTGGTGTCGTGGCGCCCGGCGGTCGACGACGTGACGCCGTCGGAGGCGATCGTCTACGAGGTGTTCGCCGGGCCGCGCGACACGGTCCCCGACCTCTCGCGCCCCGTCGCGGTCACCGCGCCCGGCGCGACGTCGCACGTGCTCGCGATCGGACCGGGCGAGCGCGTCGACGTCGTGGTGCGCGCGGTCGACGCCGCGGGCAACCGCGACACGAACCTGCGCGCCCGCGAGTGCGACGGGCGGGACTAGCTCCCCGACCGCGTCCCGTTCCCGAACGATCAACCGCGCGTCGAGAGCGACACGCGCTTGTCGAAGTTGCCGCTCAGCCGGCTGTACGTGAGCTTCGCGTCGACGATCGCGACCTGGCGGAAGCCCGACGCGGGATCGAGCTTCAGCTCGAAGCGCTGCTTGCGCGCGATCGTGCCCGCGAGGTGGATCGCGGTCTCGAGCACGTGCTCGCCCGGCTCGATCTCGACGCTCACCGAGAAGCCGTCGCGGAAGCTCCCGTCGTAGAGCATCCGATCGCCGAGCGTCACCACGAGGCGCGGATCGTTCAGGAAGAACCCGGGCGGCGGAAAGCTGACGTTCAGACGCATGGGCTCAGGATGTCACGGCCTCATCGCTCGTGGATCTTCTCGCCCCGCTCGAGCATCGCGACGAACTGCTCGATGCGCCGCGCCCGCGTCTCGGGCTTCTTCGCGGTCTGGAGGCGATGGAGGATCGCGTAGCGGTTCGTCGCGTCGAGCGTCGCGAACGACGCGCGCGCCTCCGCGCTCTTCGCGAGCGCGGCCTCGAGATCCTCGGGCACCTTCGCGTTGCTCGGCGAGTCGTATGCCGCGTCCCAGCGGCCGTCGGCCTTCGCGCGCTCGACCTCGCGCAGCCCGGCCTCGCGCATCGCGCCGCTCGCGATCAGCGCCTCGGCCTTCGCGCGGTTGATCTTCGACCAGATGCTGCGCGCGCCGCGCGGGGTGAAGCGCTGGAGCCACCACTCCGCGCCGTCGCCCTTCTTCTGGCCGTCGATCCACCCGAAGCAGAGCGCGACGTCGAGCGCCTCGGGGTACGTGACCGAGGGCGTGCCCGTCCCCTTCTTCGCGAGCCGGAGCCACAGGCCGCGCGAGCTCGTGTGGTTCGCCTCGAGCCACTCGCGCCACGCATCGGGCGACGCGAACGTGCGCGTCTCGTCGGTCGTCATCGCACCTCCATCGCGTCGCTCACGCCGTTGGCGCGGCAGATCGCCGAGTACACGTCGGCGCTGCGGCGCGCGGTGCGCGCCTGGGTCGCGCGATCGAGCGCGAGCAGGCCGAACGGGGTGGACCATCCCTCGGCCCACTCGAAGTTGTCGAGCAGCGACCACACGAAGTAGCCGCGCACGTCGGCGCCCTGCGCGATCGCGTCGTGCACCGCGCGCACGTGCGAGACGAGGTAGCTCGGGCGGCGCGTGTCGGTGGGATCGAACATGCCGTTCTCGGTCACGTAGAGCGGCAGCCGCGGGAACGTGCGCGAGAGGCGCAGCAGCTGGCGCGTGAGGCCCTCGGGGTGGATCTCGCCCCAGTCGTTCGAGTCGGTGTGCACGGTGTCGCGCGCGTCGCGGCGACCGAAGAGCTCGCCCGGATGGCGCGCGTCGAAGCGCACGCGGTAGCGCCCGTAGTAGTTGAGCCCGACGAAGTCGAGCGCGGGGCCGCCCGAGACGCGCAGGATCGGCGCGCGCTCTTCGCGGAGCGCGAGCGGGAACCGGAAGCGTGCGTGGGCGAGCGCGTCGAGCACGACGCCGTTGAACGCCCAGTCCTGCGCCGCCGCGACCGCGCGATCGCGCACGCTCGAGGGGTCGAACGGATCGAGCGCGGGCATGTTGATCACGAGCCCGACCTGCGCGTCGGGGCGCGCGTCGTGCACCGCGTGGAACGCGGCGCCGTGGGCGACGAGCTGCGCGCGCAGCGCCTTCATGCCGAGCGCGGGGTTGCCGCGCCCGGGCGGCCACGCGGTGCCGACGTAGCCCATCAGCGCGAGCACCGAGGGCTCGTTCAGCGTGGTCCACAGCGGGACGAGATCACCGAGCCGGCGCGCGCAGCGATCGGCGTAGCGCGCGAAGCGATCGGGCGCGTCCTCCGCGAGCCAGCTCCCGCGCACCGCGAGCCAGTACGGCAGCGTGAAGTGGTTGAGGCCGACCATCGTGGTGAGCCCGAGCTCGCGCGCCTTCTCGAGCAGGCGCGCGTAGCGATCGAACGCGCCCTCGTCGAACACCCCGGGCCGCGGCTCGAGCCGGCTCCACTCGAGCGAGAGACGGATCGCGGAGTGGCCCATCGTGCGCGCCCGCGCGAAGTCCTCCTCCGCGCGCCCGGCCCACCACTCGCACGCGCGCCCGGCGCGATCGCCGCCGTGGATGCGCCCGGTCCGCGCTTCCCACGCGGCCCAGTCGCTCTGGGTCTGCGCGCCCTCGACCTGATGCGACGAGGTCGCGGTGCCCCACAGGAAGCGCGGTGGGAACGTGATCGCGGACGCGCCGCGCTGCGCGCGCGACGCGTCCTCTCGCTCGATCGTCGGTCGGCTCACCCGCGCATCGTACGACGGCGACGCAGGCGCGTGATCGCGGCGAGCCCGATCACGATCCCGAAGACGAGCGCTCCGTCCTGACGCCCGCGCTCCGCGCCGGCGGCGACCGTGCAGCACCCGTCGCCGGTGCCCGGCGGACGACGACGACGGCCCGCGTCGGGCTCGCTCATGCCGGCGTCGAGCATGTTGACCGGCGGCATCCCCGAGTCCACGCCGCTCACGCCGCCGTCGGGACGCGGCGTGCCCGCGTCGACCTCGGGCGGCATCGCGACGCACGCGCCCGCGCGGCAGATCTCGCCCTCGGGGCACGTCGCGCCCACGCACGCGTCGACGCACGCGCCGGCGCGACAGATCATGCCGGGGCTGCACGACACCGTCGCGCACCCGCTGGGCACGCAGCGCCCGGTGCTCGCCTGGCACTCCTCGCCCGCGCCGCACGAGCCGCCGAGATCACAGCGCGGCGCGCACGATCCGTCGTCGCAGGCGGTGCACTCGTCGCACATCACGGAGGCGCAGGGATCGACGCACGCGCCGCCGATGCAGATGGTCGGCGCGGGGCACGTCACGCCGCCGCACGCATCGACGCAGGCGCCGCCGCGGCAGCGCTCGCCGGGCGGGCACGTCACGCCGACGCACGCGCTCTCGACGCAGCCGGTGTCGGTGCAGGTCAAGCCGGTGGGGCACCCACCCTCGAAGCACGTGCCCACGCACGCGCCGTCGATGCAGCGCTGGCCCGATGCGCAGAGCGCGCCCTCGCCCTCGTCGTCGACCATGCCGTCGCAGTCGTCGTCGAGCTGGTTGCAGCGCTCGGCGCGCGGCGTCACCTGGGGCACGCACGAGGTCGTGCACGACGCGCCGCTGCACGCGCACGAGATGCGGCCCGCCGCGCACGCGCCCTCCATCTCGGTGTCGCACTCCTGGCCGGCCGTCGGGCACTGCACCGCGCCGCCGCGCAGCTGGAACCGCCACACACCGGGCATGCCGACGTTCGACTCCTCGCAGAGCCGGCGGTTGATCGTGCGGCTCTCGCGCGACCCCGGGATCTCGTAGAAGTTCGTCATGTTCCCGGCGTCGAAGCCCGACTGCACGGCGACGCCGGCGCGGCAGCGCCCGCCGGTGCACGGTGCGGTGGGATCGATCGGGCAGACGCCGAACAAGCAGGTGGCCTCCTGCGCGAAGCCACCGGAGCCGCCGCTCGCGTCACCGACGTCCCACTCGCAGCGGTTGAACCGGAACTCGACGTTGAAGTCGCCCGCGCTCTCGCCGCACACCTCGGCGGCCTCGAGGATGAGCTGGAAGCTGTTGCGGCGATCGTCGTGGCAGTCGAAGTAGCCGACCTCGTCCCAGGTGAAGACCGCGAGGCCCTCCTCGAAGTGCCACCACACCTGGTTGTCGGCGAAGGGCTGGCAGGGGCCGCACTCGGTGCAGGTCTGACCGAACGACTCCTGGCACATGTCGTCGGCGGTGCGGATGTCCACGTCCGCCCAGAAGGGCGCGATCATCGGCTGGTTCGCGACCGGGAACGGATCGGGCGTGAACGTGCGGACGCGGCCGCTGAACGTGATGTTGCCGTTCGTGTTGACGAAGATCTGGTTGTGCGTGCGGTCGAAGAACCGCAGGCCCATCGGGAAGTAGGGCCGGATGTCGATCGGCGGCGAGCTGCCGTCGTCGTTCTGCGACAGACAGCTCGCGTTCGTGCCGAACCCCGCGGCGCCGCCGAAGCCCGTGCGGAGATCGGTGCCGCAGAAGCGGTTCCCTGCGACGTCGTCGGTGGTGTCGCCGGGAAGGCAGCGCTGCGCGGACGCAGACGCGCATGGAACGAGCGCCGCGATCAGCACGGCGAGACAAGCGAAGTCACGAAGTCGAAGCATCGGCTGCACCCCTCGGGCGCCGATTCTAGGAGCGCGGTCAAGCGGAGCCGGGCGAAGGGGGCCAGGAGACCCCGCGCCGGCTCACGCGGCGGCGCGACGCGCTTCCACCTGCGCGACGCGGCGCGCGCCCTGCACGAGCAGCTGGGCGAACGAGCGATGCGCAGGCAGCGACGCATCACGCGCGTCGGCGTCGATCCAGCGCGCGAGCGTGTCCGCGAAGCGGACCGCGCCGTCGTCGAGCGCGAGCGCGTGGCGCACCTCGCGAAGGAAGCGCGCTTCGCCGGGATCGATCACGCGGTCGGCCAGCGCGGTCCACACCGCGGCCGCGTACGCGAGCAGGCGCTCGCGATCCGATGCGCCCGCGAGCGTGCGCCACGCGTCGCTCGGCCCGTGCCCGATCGCGCTCGCCGCGTCGTCGCTCGGGTGCACGAGACCGAGCGCGATCTGCGCGCCGCGCGCTGCTGCGATCTCGCGATCGGCCACGTCCCCGTCGGCCCACAGCGTGGCGACGACGAGATCGAGGAGAGCACGCTGCAGCGTGGCGTCGAAGGCGAGGAGCGCGGACATCGAAACCTCCGGGGGCGCGTCGATGCGACGACGACGTGAGACGCGCGAGCGCGGCGTTCGGTTCGTGCGCGTTGCAACCGAGCGCGCGGTGTCGTGATTCCCTCTGGGGCGGATCGCGCCCGACGGGAAGAGACCGACGCCCGCGCGACGTAGGATCCACGATGGGCACCGAACGACGCGGCGCGGTCGCGCTCGCCACGATGGTCGCGGTCGCGCTCGCGACGCTGGTCGTCCTCGCGGACACCGATCGCATCACGCCGCTGCTCGTCTTCGTCCACGCGGTGCCGCTCGGGGACAAGCTCGGGCACCTCGTGCTGATCGGGCTGCTCGCGCTCGTCGTCGAGCTCGCGACCGCCGGGCGCGTCGTGTCGATCGCGCGCGCGCCGATCCGCATCGGCAGCGCGGTCGTGCTCGCGCTCGTCGTGCTCGAGGAGATCTCGCAGCGCTGGGTGCCGGCGCGCAGCTTCGACTACGGCGATCTCGCGGCGGACGTGATCGGCATCGCGGTGCTCGGCACGCTCGGCGCGCGCCTCGCGCGGCAGCGCGCGCGCACGACCGGTGCGGCGACGTGATCGTCGCCGCGTCCGATCGCGTGCGTCACTCCCAGACCTGGATCGTCTCGGGCGCGCGCGTGCGGTACGTCGCGTCGACGTAGTCGACCACGTCGAGCAGGAAGGTCTCCATCGCGGGCCCGTTCGGCGTGCTCTCGGGCGCGTCGGTGTAGAACGTCCCGTTCACGCACTCCGCGCCGCGACAGCGGCCGTCGGGGAACACGAAGATCGCCTTCTGGAACCGCTGCGCCTGGGGCAGGCGCGCGTCGCTCATGAAGTTCCAGAGCAGGAGCCCGGTCGCGAGCAGATCGCTCGGCTCCATGCCGTAGCCGTGGAGGAAGTAGACGACCGGATAGCGATACTCCGCGTACTGCGGATGGAAATAGCCGGGCGGCAGGATGATCGTCACCGGACCGCTCCGCTGCGCGGTCGGCGCGTCGAAGTCGAGCTCGATCGAGTTCACGTGATCGCAGCCCGATCCGATCTCCGAGCACAACGAGTCGCGCACGACCTCGCGATCACCGCCGGGCCAGCGGCGATCCATCGCCGCGAGCGACGAGAACAGCCGGTGCTGGATCTGCACCACGGTGCCGACGTGACCGCCGTCGCCGTTGATCTTCTCCTGCTCGGTCGCGTCGATCGATCCGTAGCGGACCATCGCGTGCCGTCCGATCTCGTTCCACGGCACGGCCGAGAACACGAAGTCCTGGTCGCGGCCGTCGAGATAGAGCGCGCTGTGCCCGTTGTAGAAGCGCACCGGGATGCCGCGCGACGCGAACGCGCCCATCGAGTGGTGCCCCATCACGACCCAGTTGAAGAGGTCGCGCACGCCGCCGTCGGCGAACACGTCCTGCGCGCGCGCCGTCGCGTCGTCCATCTCGCGCAGCATCCCGCGCGGCGAGGCGTCGATCATGCGCTGCGCGCCCTGGGTGCGCGTGAAGACGCCGTCGCCCTCGCCCGAGTCGTACCCGCCGTCGGCGAGCTGCGCGGTGCCGTCGACTCCGTCGATGCCGAAGTCGTCGAACGGCTCGCCGTCCTGGCGATCCCAGTCGCCCTCGGTGCCGAGCGGGTTGTACTGGAAGTCGTAGTCGTCCCCCGCGGGATCGGGGTTCGTGATCGCGTCGTAGCCCTCTTCCATCTCGCTCGGGAGCCCGTCGCTCCCGACGTCGCGATAGGGCTCGCGGCCGTTGCGGATCACCGGCTCGCCGGGATCGCGGCGGCCATTGCCGTTCACGTCGACCGCATAAGCGACCTCCGCCGGAGCGCTGTTGTCGCCCTCGGGCGCCCATCGTCCGGTGTCGCCCGGCACCTCGGCTCCGTCGCAGAAGCTGATGACCGGATATCGACCCTCGGGGTTGTACTCGTCGTCGAACCATCCGGTCGCCGCGAGCTCGTCGCCGCCCTCGGGCTCGGGCGCGATGCGGATCACGTTCTCGAGCGCGCAGCGCTCGGCCGGAAGTCGATAACGCTCGGAGTCGGGCGTGCCCGGGGGCGCGACGTTCGGATCGTCGGCGTCGAGCCCGGCGTCGGTGTTCGCGTTGCCGAACATCGCCGAGAGATCACGGAAGATCTCGAGGTACTCGCGGCGATCGAAGCGCCCGCCCTGCCCGTCGTACGCGTCCTCGTACCACCAGTTCTCGAAGTGCTGCACGTGCTCCATGAACTGGCCGCGCGCGGGCGCGCGATCCTGCGACGCAGCGCTGCAGTCCACGGTGCCCGACTGGCGCTCTTCCTCGGTGCAGAACCCGCCGAGGTGATAGCGGCGGATGTACTCGAGCATGTATTGCCAATCGGTCGGGCCACCGAGCGGAGCGACGAAGTCGAAGCGATCCGGATTGCCGAGCCCGACTCGACCGCTCCCGCTGCCACCCATCGAGACGCCGGTGATGCCGCGATAGACGAAGCGGCGATCGCGGCGCTGCGGTCCCTCGTCACGCGTCACGACCTGGTACGTGCCGAGGCGCGGCGCGCGGAAGTGGAAGACGCCGTCGCCCGCGCTGCCTTCGAACACCGGATCGGCGATCGGCACGATGCGCGGCTCGGTCACGCCCGGGCCGACGTACGCGACCTCGACGTGGCCGCGATGCGCGTGCGAGGGGAGCAGCGCGAGGCGGATCGGCACCGCGAGATCGAGCTCGCGCGGGAAGCGCGTGCGACCCGCGCTGCTCGCGAGCGACACCGCAGGACCGAGCGCGCGGTAGCCCTCGGGCACGATCGCGTCGCTCGCGCACGCGATCTGCGCGTCGAACGCGTCGACCTGGAACTCGTCCTCGCGCGACGCGCCCTCGGCGAGCGCGATGCGCGCGCCGCGCAGCGATCCGCTGGTCGCCTCGATCGCCCCGCCCGGCGCGACGTTCCCGCTCGCCTCGCCCTCGCACTGCGGCACCGTCGTGCCGGTGATCGCGACCTCGAGCTCGGCCTCGACGCGCTGGCCGTCCTCGCTCGTCGCGGTCGCGGTCACGGTGAGCACACCCTCGCTCACGCCGGTGATCTCGAGCGCGTGGCGCGACGTGCCGAGCGGCTCGATCACGAGATCGCCGGGCAGCGCTTCGATCGATCCCGCGCCGCTCGTCTCGAACGAGAGCGAGACGTCGTTGCACGAGAACGGGCGCGTCAGCTCGATGGTCACGTCGCGCGTCGCGCCGACGGTCACACCGACGCTGGCGTGCGACCAGGCGACGGGCTGGAGCACGCACGGCGTGCCGCCGTCGGGCGCGGGCGGCGCGACGTCGTCGTCGCCGCAGCCGGTCAGCGAGAGCACGATGGACGTGAAGAGAAGCGCGCGGATACGGCAGGACATCGCGCGCGAGGATAACGCGACCGACTCGTGCGCTGGAAAGCACGAACATGAGTTCGGGCGAGCGCGCTCACGCTGGCCGCTCGGAACGTTGAGCTGGCCGTTTGGGACATCCTCGCCGCGGATCAGACGTCCGCGTCGAGCCCCGTCGCGCGATGGATGTCGCGCACCGCGTCGCGCAGTCGATCGACCAGCGGATGATCGAAGTCGTGCGCGAGCGCGCGCACCACCTCGCGGTAGTACCAGAGCGTCTCTTCGCGCGACGCCGTGAAGCGCGTGAACACCTCGTCGCCCATGCGCTGGTGGTCGTCGACGATGCTGCGCGCGTTGTGCAGCTTGTCCGCGGCGCTGATCAGCTTCACCTCCGCGGGCTCGTCGCGCAGGTGCGCGAGGTACGCGAGCTTGCGCGGCTTCCACGGCGCCTTGTTCTGCGCGTCGGTCGCGTCGGAGAGCGCGCGCACCAGCCGCGTCACGCGCGCGCCGAAGCGCGCCTCGAGCTCCGACGCTTGCGCGCCCGGGATGTCCTCGAGGTAGTCGTGGAGCGCGGCCGCGCAGATCTGATCTTCGTCGCCGCCGTGCTCCATCACGAGCGTCGTGACCGAGAGCAGGTGCGTCAGGTACGGCGCGCCGCTGCCCTTGCGCGCGCGTGCCGCGAACGCATCGGCGGCGAGCTGCAGCGCTTCTCCCACGCGCGGTCCGTAGAACGCGTGCGCCATGACTGGGATGCTGCCATGCGCGTGATAGGCTCGCGAGCCCGCGCGCGACCTTCGTGGGAGGCGCACGCGGCAGGAGACTTCGAATGACGACGAGCAAGATCCCCAGCGGTGCGCGTTCGGTCATCACGGGCGCGGGTAGCGGCTTCGGGCGAGCGGTGTCGCTCGCGCTCGCGGAGCGCGGCGCGCGGCTGCTGCTGAGCGACGTGTCGAAGGAGGGCCTCGCCGAGAGCGTCTCGATGGCGCGCGGCAAAGGCGCCCAGATCGAGTCGATGATCGTCGACGTGCGCGACGCCGCGCAGATCGAGGGCATGGCGAAGCGCGCCGAAGAGATGTGGGGCGGCGTCGACGTGCTCGTGAACAACGCGGGCGTCGCGGTCGCGGGCGAGGTCGGATCGATCCCGCTCGACGACTGGAAGTGGCAGGTCGACATCAACCTCTGGGGCGTCATCTACGGCTGCCACTACTTCGTGCCGAAGATGAAGGCGCACAAGTCGGGGTGGATCCTCAACGTCGCGTCGATCGCGGGCGTCGTCTCCGCGCCGATGATGGGCCCGTACAACGTGACGAAGGCGGGCGTGATCGCGCTGAGCGAGACGCTCGCGACCGAGCTCGCGACGAGCGGCATCAAGGTCACCGCGCTGTGCCCGAGCTTCTTCCGCACCAACATCCACAAGGGATCGCGCGCGACCGGGATGCTCACCGGGCGCACCGAGAAGCTCGTCACGCAGTCGAAGTGGAGCGCCGAGGAGATCGCGGAGCACGCGCTGCGCGGCCTCGAGCGCGGCCAGCTCTACGTGATGCCGCAGTCCGACGCGAAGGCGATGTGGCGCCTCAAGCGCGCGCTCGGCGGCGGATTCTTCGGCGCGATCGGCGCGGCCGCGAAGCGCGGCGTGCTCGATCGGGTGATGGGCCGGGACTGATCAGCGCGCCGGCTCGACCGAGGGCTGGTGCTCGACGTGGGTCGTCGCGTGGCTCCACGCGATCATCGCGATCACCAGCAGCGTCGGCACGATCAAGAGGAGCAGGGCCCCGAGCAGCGCGCCCTTCAGCGCGCGCGGGCTCAGCCCGGAGCCGAAGGGCTCGCGACCGCGGTCGAAGGTCTCGGCCATGACGTCAGCTCCTCACTTCGCGCTCTCGATCGCGCGGTCGTCCGGCACCACGATGCGATTGCGATCGCCGACCTCCGCGATGAGCAGGATCAGCGTCGCGACCAGCGGCGGGACGAGCAGCGCGAACAGCACGATCGCGACGAGCTTGCGCGCGTCGCTCTTGGTGTTGGGCTCGAGCGGGTGTCGTGAGTAGACCTCGGCCATCTTCGCGTCCTCGCGCGCGAACGCGTGCATCGATCGCGCCTGTGAACGCGGCCGAGGCGCGTCGACACGCGAGGCATCGTTCCGCGATACTGCGCGCGTGGCGTACGACCTCGCGATCGTGAACGGGATGGTGGTCGACGGAACCGGCGCGCCCGCGCGGCGCGCCGACGTCGGCGTGAAGGACGGGCGCATCGTGGCGATCGGCGCGCTCGAGGAGCGCGCGGCGCGCACGATCGACGCGGAGGGCGCGCTCGTCACGCCGGGGTTCGTCGATCTGCACACGCACTACGACGGACAGGCATCGTGGGACGCGTCGATGCTGCCGAGCTCGGCGCACGGCGTGACCACCGCGGTGATGGGCAACTGCGGCGTGGGATTCGCGCCGGTGCGCCCGCGCGATCGCGAGCGGCTCATCGCGCTGATGGAAGGCGTCGAGGACATCCCGGGCAGCGCGCTCGCCGAGGGCATCCGCTGGGAGTGGGAGCAGTTCGGCGAGTACCTCGACGCGCTCGATCGACGTCCGCGCACGATCGACGTCGCGGCGCAGGTGCCGCACGACGCGCTGCGCGTGTACGTGATGGGCGAGCGCGCGGTCGCGGGTGGACGCGCCACCGACGACGACGTGGCCGGGATGCGCGCGATGCTGCGCGCCGCGCTCGAGCAGGGGGCGCTCGGGTTCTCGACCGGGCGCAGCGACAACCATCGCGCCAAGGACGGCAGCGAGACGCCCGCCGCCGACGCCGAGGCGCGCGAGCTCGCGGGCATCGCGCGCGCGTTCGAGGGGCTCGGCCGCGGCGTGCTCCAGGCGGTGAGCGACTTCGACATGCACGTCTCGCCGGAGCGCTTCGACCCCGAGTTCGACGTGCTCGAGGCGATGGCCGAAGCAGCGGGCCGTCCGCTCGCGATCTCGACGCTGCAGCGCGACTCGGCGACCGATCAGTGGCGCAAGATCCTCGCGCGCATCGAGCGCGCGAGCGCGCGCGGCGTCACGATGAACGCGCTGGTCGCGCCGCGGCCGATCGGCGTGATCCTCGGGCTCGACGCCACGTTCCATCCGTTCATCGGGTTCCCCTCGTACAAGGCGATCGCGCACCTGCCGCTCGCGGAGCGCGTCGCGATCCTCTCGCGCCCCGACGTGAAGGCGAAGTTGTTGAGCGAGCGTTCAGAAAAGGTCGCGGGGGATGGATCGCCGATCCCGCCCCTCGCCGATCAGCTGCTCGCCGCGATCGACTTCGTCGCGATGCGTCTCTTCCGCATGGGCGCGACGCCGAGCTACGAGCCGCAGCGGCAGGACGCGCTCTTCGCCGAGGCGATGCGCCGCGGGGTGCCTGCGCTCGAGGTGGTCTACGACGCACTGCTCGAGGAGAGCGGCAACGCGCTGCTCTACTTCCCGCTCTACAATTACGGCGGCTACTCGCTCGACGACGTCGCGGAGATGCTGCACCACCCGCGCGCGATGGTCTCGCTCGGCGACGGCGGCGCGCACGTCGGCACGATCTGCGACGCGAGCATGTTCACGTACTTCCTCGTGCACTGGGCGCGCGATCGCGAGCGCGGTCGGTTCTCGATCGAAGACGCGGTGCGCAAGCTGACGAGCGAGCCCGCGCGCTGGGCGGGGCTCGTCGATCGCGGGGAGATCGCGATCGGTCGGCGCGCGGATCTGAACGTGATCGAGCTCGATCGTCTGGCGCTGCGCGCGCCGCGCCTGGTGCGCGATCTGCCCGCGGGCGGAAAGCGCTTCCTGCAGGACGCGATCGGCTATCGCGCGACGATCGTGCGCGGCGAGCCGATCGCGATCGATGGCGCGCTCACCGGCGCGACCCCGGGCCGCATCGTGCGCGCGTCGTGATCAATCGACCTCGGCGCGCCACAGCGCGTCGAGGTCGAGCTCGAGCGCGTCGATCCACACGATGCACTGCTCGGGGTTCACGTCGATGCCGCGGTCGACGAGCTCGACGAGCGCTGGCGGCACCCAGCACACGAGCATCGACCCGTACGACGGGCAGCCGTGAGCGCGGTCGTGGACCGAGATCCACGTGTCCCACGGGGGCACGTTGTCGGCGTCGAAGAAGC includes:
- a CDS encoding N-acyl-D-amino-acid deacylase family protein — protein: MAYDLAIVNGMVVDGTGAPARRADVGVKDGRIVAIGALEERAARTIDAEGALVTPGFVDLHTHYDGQASWDASMLPSSAHGVTTAVMGNCGVGFAPVRPRDRERLIALMEGVEDIPGSALAEGIRWEWEQFGEYLDALDRRPRTIDVAAQVPHDALRVYVMGERAVAGGRATDDDVAGMRAMLRAALEQGALGFSTGRSDNHRAKDGSETPAADAEARELAGIARAFEGLGRGVLQAVSDFDMHVSPERFDPEFDVLEAMAEAAGRPLAISTLQRDSATDQWRKILARIERASARGVTMNALVAPRPIGVILGLDATFHPFIGFPSYKAIAHLPLAERVAILSRPDVKAKLLSERSEKVAGDGSPIPPLADQLLAAIDFVAMRLFRMGATPSYEPQRQDALFAEAMRRGVPALEVVYDALLEESGNALLYFPLYNYGGYSLDDVAEMLHHPRAMVSLGDGGAHVGTICDASMFTYFLVHWARDRERGRFSIEDAVRKLTSEPARWAGLVDRGEIAIGRRADLNVIELDRLALRAPRLVRDLPAGGKRFLQDAIGYRATIVRGEPIAIDGALTGATPGRIVRAS